GATCAAGGATATTGAAGACACGCAAAAGACTGTCGTCGGTTTTCCTATCGTTGCTGATGCTGACAAGAAAGTTGCAGCACTGTATGACATGATCCACCCTAACCAGTCTGAGACTGTCACGGTGCGTTCCTTGTTCGTCATCGATCCGAACAAAAAAGTCCGCCTCATCATCACTTACCCGCTGACTACAGGCCGTAATTTTGATGAAGTCTTGCGCGTCATTGATGCCCTGCAATTGACGGATGGCTATACAGTTGCGACACCAGGTAACTGGCGTGATGGTGATGATGTCATCATTCCTCTGTCTATCAAGGATGAAGAAGTCATCAAGCAAAAATATCCTAAAGGTTATACTGCTGCACGCCCGTATCTG
This is a stretch of genomic DNA from Undibacterium sp. KW1. It encodes these proteins:
- a CDS encoding peroxiredoxin; amino-acid sequence: MTLRLGDIAPDFEQDSSIGPLKFHEWAGNSWVVLFSHPADFTPVCTTELGLTAKLKPEFDKRNVKAIALSVDGAESHLQWIKDIEDTQKTVVGFPIVADADKKVAALYDMIHPNQSETVTVRSLFVIDPNKKVRLIITYPLTTGRNFDEVLRVIDALQLTDGYTVATPGNWRDGDDVIIPLSIKDEEVIKQKYPKGYTAARPYLRVTPQPNK